One Ictalurus furcatus strain D&B chromosome 7, Billie_1.0, whole genome shotgun sequence genomic window, GATACCGTTGTGCTCTTTTATCGATCCTCATTTAGGGGATTTCTGATTTTCTAAAGAACAAGTTAGGCTAGGTAGTTAGCTGATACTAGCTAGGACTGTTAAGAGCTTTGTTATAAATATAGCATGTGTGTCTCATATGCCAATTTCCCAAATCTCACCATCTTGTAGATGTAATGGCTCTGATAGACATGTTTCAGATCTTCTCCCACAGAACGACACGCTTCATCCACCTTAGTCAGCAGAACCATCTGTGGTATTCCTGTAGCACACATCcatacccatacacacacacacacacacacacacacacacacacacacacacacacacacacagagactttgTGATATTGCAATGTTTTCATGTCTGTAGTAAAACATTAGGTTAAAGGAACTCTGCTGGGTTCTGGAGTTCTGGCTTTATGTTTGGTTCTAGAGTGGGACATTCaggtaaataataaacactgtgtgttgAAACTAAATACTGAGTGACAGGGCGCTGTGATGAAGCggtgttaccaccccaaagctgattattttcctataactgcatgtccccaagtgttttattcttcttatatcCATATCaatttacatttctgtttattaagaaacacacatcatacttttatccatttatagttacaattaaaGTTGtgaaacgagttagttcctattatcacttacgttatagcagctataaacactcattccatcaccagcttctctttattccctctctttattctctctcttcaagttaataagataaaaaacattgcgtgtgtgtgtgttacccatGTGGTTGGCTTTTCTGCGGAAAGCAGTCAGTTTCTCGATCAGCTTGTCAGATAGCAGTTTGATCTTGCAGGCGTCCATCACATACACCACAGTGTGGATCTTTTCCTTCAAAGTCGggattttacaaaaataagaTGATTCCGATTGGAGAGGCATCGACGGGTTAaactggaaagagagagagagagagagagatagagagagacagagggagagagcagAAAAAGTATCAGCAGTGTAACTAAAGAGTTTCTGAGGGTTTAGAACATGGAACCAGTGGATTACATATAAAGATAGCTTCAAGTGCACATCCATAGGACCAAAATTTGTATTCATACCAACTATACCTTCGTGTATGTTCAGTTTCACATGTCTTTGCTCTTCATAAGACATCAAAGTGGTCCAATGTTCAAACATTAACACTAGACAAGATGATATTACTCAGCTCTACCTGGTATCTGTCCTGAATGTGACCCTTTAAAATGTTGGTGAAGTCGTCGATGTCCAGTCCGGCGTTAAGTCCCTCCTCCAGGCCCATACTGTCACACAGCGTGATCGGCAAAAACTTACTGCCCGCCTTAATGGAGTACACAcggaactacacacacacacacacacaccatcattatcatcatcatcttataTAATTATAGACATACCTGCAAATGCACAGGTTTATACAAATGCTCTAATTGTAGTACAGGgctctgtaataaaaaatatgtttaataattagTGAAATTAGCGAGTTACCTGTGTGGTGAGGCTGGTGCCAGCGATGCCCGTGTTGGCTCGGCAGCTCACGTGGCCTTTAAACACGGAGCTAACCGAGTTAAAGAAGCTGGATTTACCCGCTCCAACAGCACCGACAAGCAACACACGAGCTTTCTGCACCGAGCTCACACTCGGAGTCCAGCGCAAGATCTCATCCATCAGAGACTTCCTCTTCCTAACACACACAGTTATTAACGTTAAACTCTGACACACGTTAACCATGTTTATACTATTTGTGGTGTGTTTACTGATTCTCATGATAATTTGTTGGCTGTTGCCGTTATATCTTGAAGAAGTTAGCGGTTGTgtgtcgtgatgatgtcacaggggacattgttattgttattgttcgCAGTtacaacagaaagaaaaatgtgagaACATTTGTGGTAAGTAATAATGCTCAGGTTTCACTATTATCTCCTGGAAACAAAACATCTTTTCTcactcatttttaattttccatcAACATTCAGCATAATACGAAAGACAAATCCAGCGCAGAAGTAGTGAAGACGTTTGAGCAAACGTTGatcaaagttccagaatgcaacgACGTTATACGACGCAGAGGTACAGCTCAAGACTCGGCTCGACTAGTTCGGGATGTATGAGATGATGAGTGTGATGGCTTTGATGGTAAGTTGAAGCTTTGTAAGCTGatgtgtttgagcagagtgtacagatgaggaggtgacagagctggacagactaaaggactaaactGCTGcggcatcgctctctttaggtagtGAACAAGCGAGGGTGAAATCCCACAGCACCACCATCATTAACAGGTAGccaaacagcattgtgggtaatgtaggaaaccgttAACCAAAGTAAAAATAGACCAATGAATGGATATGTCGAAACCTCTTGGACATGTGGAAACCTCTGAAGATcacaaatgtaattataaacttTAACATGCGAGTCATTCAGGGTGGACGTTTGATTTAAGATCTTTAACGGAACTGTGAACTGTGACATAACCTTCCCAAAAATAACCCTCACAGCTAATGACATCACTTCCTTGGTTCTAGTCCAGTAGAACCAGTTCCTTTATGGTGGAAACCACAGAGGAATTTTAAATTAATCAGGAACCTATATTAACCTATATAACTTTAATTCTGAGGAAGATTTATACTGGGTTTGACTTTTCTTACTCCAAACTCCACTCGAGGTTTCTCCACGGTTTCTCCATGAGTGATCCAAACCCTGCAGGTAAACAAACAGTAATGTTCACATGAACCATCTCTGCTTTAACCTAATACTTTAACTGAAATAAAGCTCACCTTCCACTCGGTACACCTCACACTCGCTCAACTGGAGGTCATTGCCATGCATCTCCGCTGGGTCAAAATTATACGTGCCTGGATTGCTGTACACAGTGGCGGTGTTATTGTATATAAAAAGCAAGGAGTTGAAATTGGGCCCAGTGTTTCCATCAATATAGGATCGCTGTGCTTCTGTGCTCACCACACGCAGAGGAGCTTTATCAACCTCACGCTCATTgaagctgaacaggaaggctttGTCATCTACGATGTTCTGACCCGTCTGTgcataatctttactgatgtaCGCTCCAAAAATGTAGCCAGAGTTATTATACGCTACAGTAACAGTGGGGCCCTGACGATCACACTTCTCGTGGAAGATGTTGCTGTTGAA contains:
- the ifi44c2 gene encoding interferon induced protein 44c2; amino-acid sequence: MMSVINSRLSKKQEMKLCALLGHAKLSLLYKASMHGFNSNIFHEKCDRQGPTVTVAYNNSGYIFGAYISKDYAQTGQNIVDDKAFLFSFNEREVDKAPLRVVSTEAQRSYIDGNTGPNFNSLLFIYNNTATVYSNPGTYNFDPAEMHGNDLQLSECEVYRVEGFGSLMEKPWRNLEWSLEKRKSLMDEILRWTPSVSSVQKARVLLVGAVGAGKSSFFNSVSSVFKGHVSCRANTGIAGTSLTTQFRVYSIKAGSKFLPITLCDSMGLEEGLNAGLDIDDFTNILKGHIQDRYQFNPSMPLQSESSYFCKIPTLKEKIHTVVYVMDACKIKLLSDKLIEKLTAFRRKANHMGIPQMVLLTKVDEACRSVGEDLKHVYQSHYIYKMMQEVSVCLGVSLSAVVPVKNYSEELELDPYTDIVLLNTLQQIIRTSDAYFDDVSCEEE